From one Angustibacter luteus genomic stretch:
- a CDS encoding geranylgeranyl reductase family protein has translation MTTPAQVPAHAEVLVVGAGPAGSAAAAWAARAGRDVVLADKHTFPRDKACGDGLTPRAIAELRRLGLGDWLAGRTVNWGLRAHGFGQELFLPWPGGSLPAYGSAVPRTELDHTIRQVALDSGAQPLDDARAVDVERDGERVSGVVFRRRNQTFTVTCDRLVVADGARSQLGRVLGREWHRSTAYGVAIRGYIKSARADDPWISSHLELRGADREILSGYGWVFPLGDGEVNIGVGTLATSRRPADVALRGLLDVYTAQRREDWGLVGDVRAPWSALLPMGGAVSGVAGPNWGFVGDAAGCVNPLNGEGIDYGLETGRLLAELIESGQPLDRAWPQTLRRHYGEAFSIARRLAGLLTVPGLLPAAGPLGMRSRSLMTLALRLMGNLVQPEDADVVARLWRLAGRTSTHLDARPPFS, from the coding sequence GTGACCACCCCCGCCCAGGTTCCCGCGCACGCTGAGGTGCTCGTCGTCGGCGCCGGTCCGGCCGGGTCCGCCGCGGCCGCGTGGGCGGCCCGCGCGGGCCGCGACGTGGTGCTGGCCGACAAGCACACGTTCCCGCGGGACAAGGCGTGCGGCGACGGCCTCACCCCCCGAGCGATCGCCGAGCTGCGCCGGCTGGGCCTGGGCGACTGGCTGGCCGGGCGCACCGTGAACTGGGGCCTGCGGGCGCACGGGTTCGGCCAGGAGCTGTTCCTGCCCTGGCCGGGCGGCAGCCTGCCCGCGTACGGCAGCGCCGTGCCGCGCACCGAGCTCGACCACACGATCCGGCAGGTAGCGCTGGACAGCGGCGCGCAGCCGCTGGACGACGCCCGCGCCGTAGACGTGGAGCGGGACGGCGAGCGGGTGTCAGGCGTGGTGTTCCGGCGGCGCAACCAGACCTTCACGGTGACCTGCGACCGGCTGGTCGTCGCGGACGGCGCGCGCTCCCAGCTCGGCCGCGTCCTGGGCCGCGAGTGGCACCGCAGCACCGCCTACGGGGTCGCGATCCGCGGCTACATCAAGTCCGCCCGCGCGGACGACCCGTGGATCAGCTCGCACCTGGAGCTGCGCGGCGCCGACCGCGAGATCCTGTCCGGCTACGGCTGGGTGTTCCCGCTCGGCGACGGCGAGGTGAACATCGGCGTCGGCACGCTCGCGACGTCCCGCCGCCCGGCGGACGTCGCGCTGCGCGGGCTCCTCGACGTCTACACCGCCCAGCGCCGGGAGGACTGGGGCCTGGTCGGCGACGTCCGGGCGCCCTGGTCGGCGTTGCTGCCGATGGGCGGCGCGGTGTCCGGGGTGGCCGGTCCGAACTGGGGCTTCGTCGGTGACGCCGCCGGGTGCGTGAACCCGCTGAACGGCGAGGGCATCGACTACGGGCTGGAGACCGGCCGGCTGCTGGCCGAGCTGATCGAGTCCGGCCAGCCGCTGGACCGGGCCTGGCCGCAGACCCTGCGCAGGCACTACGGCGAGGCGTTCTCGATCGCGCGCCGGCTGGCCGGACTGCTGACCGTGCCCGGCCTGCTGCCGGCCGCGGGGCCACTGGGCATGCGGTCGCGCTCGCTGATGACGCTCGCGCTGCGACTGATGGGCAACCTCGTCCAGCCCGAGGACGCGGACGTCGTCGCGAGGCTGTGGCGGCTGGCCGGCCGGACCTCCACCCACCTGGACGCCCGCCCGCCCTTCAGCTGA
- a CDS encoding AAA domain-containing protein, which translates to MTEADSQDAPAPSREQRVRDAVDAWARELVDLGGRNTLLWYRDLTVGTLDLTNAHPSGLAMLLAGRPTRLSTLIREPGSLADSRRRARAIRAKTTELAEERGIAAGWLAVGMATWSAPDASRPPAAPVLLRSCELRPRGAAGEDFDVDLGPAAELNPVLVHFLASEYGITLDADVIADLAMTDDGFDPTPVLERVAQTCRDVPGFSVQHRLVVGTFSYARLPMVTDLEAQRDTLAGHDVVAALAGDAGALAAVAARPVGQPGPADADPSTEFLVLDADASQEAVVDAVLAGSHLVVKGPPGTGKSQTIANLVASLAAAGKRTLFVAEKRAAIDAVLSRLAAVGLDDLVLDLHDGATNRRRVAREIALTLERAGRVPRPDLEAVTSTLLERRGRLTGHVQALHAGRDPWHVSAYDAQQALAGLTDRRPAPRSRVRVRGAALKALDRTELDALREELREAASLGAFRTAPDDDPWFGALLRTPDEAREALEKVTLLSQEALPAALSVVPPVLAEAGMPPAASMAELGRNLGLVGSVRRTLDVFSPNVFDTSLADAVAATATREWRTERGIELGWWQRRRLARAARRLLRPGAPPPDLHAALELAHRQREEWQVLAGRGARPALPAGLDDAEHAYLDAAEPMTWLAERLATTPAGGDLAETDLGLLAGRLELLGERTTSLPVIPRTVALRERLRAAGLEPLLADLAARDVAAQDVGAELELVWWTSVLEDLAVGDPRYGAHDGDLLRQVAAEFAAADREHLSAGAARVRRATAERLVATLDRFPEQAALLRAEAAKQRRHRPLRDLVVGGPDVLGAAKPCWALSPLVVSQVLPPGEQFDVVVFDEASQVPPSQAVAAISRARQVVVAGDERQLPPTAFFTSAVPDDAAAGAHADEPYTEGFESVLDALTASLPVAQLRWHYRSRDERLVSFANQHVYDGSLVTFPAAGSGQVLSFVEVDGRGVLAPDAESVESTDAEVAEVVRLVIEHARTRPHESLGVIALGLRHAARLDDALRLALPEHPDVAEFLTAPGRERFFVKNLERVQGDERDAIILSVGFGRTPHGRVLHRFGPLNQAGGERRLNVAITRARARMTVVASFGPADLDPTRLSAEGAKLLREYLAYAASGGELPVETVAAPAESAADGGRHTSLGDAPQADAPHADALLGDLAVRLRGQDLQVVEQHGASDARIDLAVGEVGGPLLVAVESDGPGYAAVTSSRERDRLRSEQLERLGWRHLRVWSTDVFRDPAREVARIRAAVGRASSAATATAAPVLAPVAPSGPQVQWDGDEPAPGGSGTSAGQRVGPRPRVPSGLPIDDYTEADLDAVVGWICSDTLLRTHDEVAALTRQQLGFSRRGSRIDAAVDAAIARVRTGGGS; encoded by the coding sequence GTGACCGAAGCCGACTCCCAGGACGCACCAGCCCCCTCCCGTGAGCAGCGGGTCCGGGACGCCGTCGACGCCTGGGCGCGTGAGCTGGTCGACCTCGGCGGGCGCAACACGCTCCTGTGGTACCGCGACCTCACGGTCGGCACCCTCGACCTGACCAACGCCCACCCCAGCGGTCTGGCGATGCTGCTGGCCGGGCGTCCGACGAGGCTGTCCACCCTCATCCGCGAACCCGGGTCGCTCGCCGACAGCCGCCGGCGGGCCCGCGCGATCCGCGCCAAGACCACCGAGCTCGCCGAGGAGCGCGGCATCGCGGCCGGCTGGCTCGCCGTCGGCATGGCTACCTGGAGCGCGCCCGACGCCTCGCGCCCGCCGGCCGCGCCGGTGCTGCTGCGCTCGTGCGAGCTGCGACCCCGCGGCGCGGCGGGGGAGGACTTCGACGTCGACCTGGGGCCGGCCGCCGAGCTCAACCCCGTGCTGGTGCACTTCCTCGCGTCCGAGTACGGGATCACCCTGGACGCCGACGTCATCGCCGACCTGGCCATGACCGACGACGGCTTCGACCCGACCCCGGTGCTGGAGCGGGTCGCCCAGACCTGCCGCGACGTCCCGGGGTTCTCGGTGCAGCACCGACTGGTGGTGGGCACGTTCTCCTACGCCCGCCTGCCGATGGTCACCGACCTGGAGGCCCAGCGCGACACCCTCGCCGGGCACGACGTCGTCGCGGCCCTCGCCGGGGACGCCGGCGCGCTGGCCGCCGTGGCCGCCCGCCCGGTCGGCCAGCCGGGCCCCGCGGACGCGGATCCCAGCACCGAGTTCCTCGTGCTGGACGCCGACGCGTCCCAGGAGGCGGTCGTGGACGCCGTCCTGGCCGGCTCGCACCTGGTCGTCAAGGGCCCGCCCGGCACCGGGAAGTCCCAGACCATCGCCAACCTCGTCGCCAGCCTGGCCGCGGCCGGCAAGCGCACGCTGTTCGTCGCCGAGAAGCGCGCAGCCATCGACGCCGTGCTCTCCCGGTTGGCCGCCGTCGGGCTCGACGACCTCGTGCTCGACCTGCACGACGGCGCCACCAACCGGCGCCGGGTGGCCCGCGAGATCGCGTTGACCCTGGAACGGGCCGGCCGGGTGCCTCGCCCGGACCTCGAGGCCGTCACGTCGACCCTACTCGAGCGGCGCGGCCGGCTGACCGGGCACGTGCAGGCCCTGCACGCCGGGCGCGACCCCTGGCACGTCAGCGCCTACGACGCCCAGCAGGCCCTCGCCGGGCTGACCGACCGCCGTCCCGCGCCGCGCTCGCGGGTCCGGGTGCGCGGCGCGGCGCTGAAGGCGCTCGACCGCACCGAGCTGGACGCGCTGCGCGAGGAGCTGCGCGAGGCCGCCAGCCTCGGCGCCTTCCGCACCGCCCCGGACGACGACCCCTGGTTCGGTGCGCTGCTGCGCACCCCGGACGAGGCCCGCGAGGCGCTGGAGAAGGTCACCCTGCTGAGCCAGGAGGCCCTGCCCGCCGCGCTGTCCGTCGTCCCGCCGGTGCTGGCCGAGGCGGGCATGCCGCCCGCCGCCAGCATGGCCGAGCTCGGCCGCAACCTCGGCCTGGTCGGTTCGGTGCGCCGCACGCTGGACGTGTTCTCCCCCAACGTGTTCGACACGTCGCTGGCCGACGCGGTCGCGGCCACGGCGACGCGGGAGTGGCGAACCGAGCGAGGTATCGAGCTCGGCTGGTGGCAGCGGCGGCGACTGGCCCGCGCGGCCCGCCGGCTGCTGCGACCCGGCGCCCCGCCGCCGGACCTGCACGCGGCCCTCGAGCTCGCCCACCGCCAGCGCGAGGAGTGGCAGGTGCTGGCCGGCCGCGGCGCGCGTCCCGCCCTGCCCGCGGGCCTGGACGACGCCGAGCACGCCTACCTGGACGCGGCCGAGCCGATGACCTGGCTGGCCGAGCGGCTGGCCACGACCCCCGCGGGCGGCGACCTCGCCGAGACCGACCTCGGCCTGCTGGCCGGGCGGCTCGAGCTGCTCGGGGAGCGGACGACGTCCCTGCCCGTGATCCCGCGGACGGTGGCCCTGCGCGAGCGGCTGCGGGCCGCCGGCCTGGAGCCCCTGCTGGCCGACCTGGCGGCTCGGGACGTCGCGGCGCAGGACGTCGGCGCCGAGCTTGAGCTGGTCTGGTGGACGTCGGTGCTGGAGGACCTGGCGGTCGGCGACCCGCGGTACGGCGCGCACGACGGCGACCTGCTGCGCCAGGTCGCTGCCGAGTTCGCGGCGGCGGACCGCGAGCACCTGTCCGCCGGGGCGGCGCGGGTGCGCCGGGCCACGGCCGAGCGGCTGGTGGCGACGCTGGACCGGTTCCCGGAGCAGGCCGCCCTGCTGCGCGCCGAGGCGGCCAAGCAGCGCCGGCACCGTCCGCTGCGCGACCTGGTGGTGGGCGGACCAGACGTGCTCGGCGCGGCCAAGCCCTGCTGGGCGCTCAGCCCGCTCGTCGTGTCACAGGTGCTGCCGCCGGGCGAGCAGTTCGACGTCGTGGTGTTCGACGAGGCTTCCCAGGTGCCGCCGTCCCAGGCAGTGGCCGCGATCAGCCGGGCCCGGCAGGTCGTCGTCGCCGGCGACGAGCGACAGCTGCCACCGACCGCCTTCTTCACCAGCGCCGTCCCCGACGACGCGGCGGCCGGTGCGCACGCCGACGAGCCCTACACCGAGGGGTTCGAGTCGGTGCTGGACGCCTTGACGGCCAGCCTGCCCGTGGCCCAGCTGCGCTGGCACTACCGGTCCCGGGACGAGCGGCTCGTCTCGTTCGCCAACCAGCACGTGTACGACGGGTCGCTGGTGACCTTCCCGGCGGCCGGTTCGGGTCAGGTGCTCTCGTTCGTCGAGGTCGACGGCCGCGGGGTGCTCGCGCCCGACGCCGAGTCGGTGGAGAGCACTGACGCCGAGGTGGCCGAGGTGGTGCGGCTGGTCATCGAGCACGCCCGCACCCGCCCGCACGAGTCGCTGGGCGTCATCGCCCTGGGTCTGCGACACGCCGCCCGGCTGGACGACGCGCTGCGGCTGGCCCTGCCCGAGCACCCCGACGTCGCGGAGTTCCTCACCGCGCCGGGCCGCGAGCGCTTCTTCGTGAAGAACCTGGAGCGGGTGCAGGGCGACGAGCGGGACGCGATCATCCTCAGCGTCGGCTTCGGGCGGACGCCGCACGGCCGGGTGCTGCACCGGTTCGGGCCGCTCAACCAGGCCGGCGGTGAGCGCCGGCTCAACGTGGCGATCACCCGGGCCCGCGCACGGATGACCGTGGTGGCCTCGTTCGGGCCAGCCGACCTGGACCCGACCCGGCTGTCCGCCGAGGGGGCCAAGCTGCTGCGCGAGTACCTGGCGTACGCGGCCAGTGGTGGTGAGCTCCCGGTCGAAACCGTTGCCGCACCGGCGGAATCGGCTGCGGATGGCGGGCGGCATACGTCGCTCGGCGACGCGCCGCAGGCGGACGCGCCGCATGCGGACGCGCTGCTCGGGGACCTGGCCGTGCGGTTGCGCGGACAGGACCTGCAGGTGGTCGAGCAGCACGGTGCGTCTGACGCGCGGATCGACCTCGCGGTGGGGGAGGTCGGCGGACCGCTGCTGGTGGCCGTCGAGTCGGACGGTCCCGGCTACGCGGCGGTGACCAGCTCGCGCGAGCGGGACCGGCTGCGCAGCGAGCAGCTCGAGCGGCTGGGCTGGCGGCACCTGCGGGTGTGGTCCACCGACGTGTTCCGCGACCCGGCGCGCGAGGTGGCCCGGATCCGGGCGGCCGTGGGCCGGGCCTCCTCGGCGGCCACCGCGACGGCGGCGCCGGTGCTGGCTCCGGTCGCGCCGTCCGGGCCGCAGGTGCAGTGGGACGGCGACGAGCCCGCGCCCGGCGGGTCGGGGACGTCGGCCGGTCAGCGGGTGGGACCGCGCCCTCGGGTGCCGTCCGGGCTGCCCATCGACGACTACACCGAGGCGGACCTGGACGCTGTCGTCGGCTGGATCTGCTCGGACACGTTGCTGCGCACCCACGACGAGGTCGCCGCGCTGACCCGTCAGCAGCTCGGCTTCAGCCGTCGGGGTAGCCGGATCGACGCTGCCGTGGACGCCGCGATCGCGCGGGTACGCACGGGTGGCGGGTCGTGA